TTAGAAGTGCATTGCAAGTTGTCCACTTATTGGTAAACACCTATTAATAATATAACTATATAAGCAACTAAAAGAGCCTGTGGTACAGAATTCATATCTCTCCATATATTTGATTTCTCCAGCTTCGAATAGGATAGAAAGAGGAATACGCTAAAAAAAGCACGTGTTAAGATTTTATTTTTGGCGAATGTGTTACGGCGGGGCGCTGCATCGGACGAAACCGGCAAAGCACGAGCTGCAGAGCTGGCGGGCTGGCCCATGCAGACTGGAGCCGAGAAAACGAGAGCATGAGCGCGTGGAGTGGGCCGGCTGGCCGCTGGACCATGCGGAGGAAACGCGAGCGCCCAGAGAGTGGGCCGGCTGGCCCATGCGGACGGGAGCGGAGAGCGGGACAGGCGTCGGCGAGGCGCATGCTGCCGACCAGGTCGGCACCTAGGCGTCCCCTATTTCTCTGATCCGCCCGCTCCATCGGAATCGAATCGGAGGCGGAGAGAGCCCAAACCCTAGACCAGCTCATCGTCGATCTCCTCCTCTGCGACCTCCTCGCCGTAGATGGCCGCCTCCGCGCTGGCGGCCGCTCGCGCGGTCATCCATCGCCTGGCgcacaacgccgccgccgccacctcctcgcCGCCTTCCTCTTCGGCATGGGGCGCCCTGGACGTGGCGGTTGCGTCGTTCCGAGGACATCTGCCGAGGAACTTGTCCCTGGATGCCTACTACGCCGCTTTGCTTCCTCTGCCGACCGCGGCTCCTGCGTCTATCACGGAGATCGACCCTTCTGCTGCATCCTCCCCTTCATCGACGAAGGCGACCGTGACCCCACCACCAGCAGCGCTTAAGGTATATACATGTTCGGTAAATCAGAATGATGGTCATAGGGGAGTTGTAGCATCTAGTCCACATCTTTGAATTGTACGAGTTACAGTAATTGCCTACCAAAATCAGATCAGGGTGCATTGTTGGTACAAGCGTAGTATCCAGTGATTATTTAGCTGACTGGGTAAGTTGAGTGGCTGTTTTACCAACAGATGAGCTGTTGTGGTCTTGATGTCAATTTACACTAGGAGGCTCTGGAGAATTGGTGTTGAAATGTCACCCTTTGTGGGCCATATTATTTTTATTGCGGGGTTCTTAGAATTAGGGTCATACATTTTTTTATTGCCGCAATGCTGCATCCTGGAGCTTTTACAAGCCCCTCTTGGACAGCTGAAGGTATATCACCAGCTGACCCTTTAGGCAACTAGTGATGTTCTCATGAACTGTTTTGgcattttatttgtttatttatgTCATTCTGTGGTGCTCATAAATCATAGTTATCGTGAAAAGGTAGTGTTTGAGCAAATGATGGTGCGTGTGAGGTTTCTGTATTCGGGACTAAATTAACACTGTCTTCTATATGTACAGAACCTGTGCTTCTCTACCGCCCCCCTCAGTGCCTCATGGTCGTTCTCATCAGCGGTGGCGACCCCAACGCCACCTCCGCCCCCTACTTCACTAAGCCCAAGAGTAAGCTTTGCATGCCTCAATATTGCTTTGCATGTCTGTATGATAATCCTGCATTAGACCTTATGTAGCTACATGACAATTTTATTTCAGTTCAGTGTTCCTTAACTCTCCAGTTTCGCTTTAGGAAGAACATAGGAAGCAAAAATTCCGTGTCAAGTAGACAGCAGTACTGATCTTTGGCATAAAGTAATTTGCCTTGCTGCTTTGCATGTCTCAATATAATTTGCCTTGATGCTTTACAGAGAATCCTGTTTGTCATTGACTTGCTCAACGGACCGGTGCTAACTAAAGATGAGGAACTTATGTTTAGAAAAGCTTTTAATGAGAAGTTCCCTCACTTCAAGGTTTTATTCTAAACTGTTgtaaaataattgtgaaatttagTTTAGAAtcaaaattaggaatatttttttccttttatatatataatagtatataaataataaagtAGAGCTGGAGAGAGATGAAAAAGATGAACAAGGAATACGGTATTTTCGCGTCGTGGACCTGGCGCGCTGGTTGCCTGGTTCTATGAGGGCCCCAAATCCCAATTTTCATGTTTAAAAAGAAAGTAACCTCCAGCGTGTTCATCAGCAAAAGAAATCAGATTTCcttcaaaaaaaatgcacacatgTGAGATCACGCAAAGTAAAGAAGTACATATATTATGAACCATTCATTCAGTTGAAACCCAGCGAGGACAGCAATATCTATTCTAGACAAATCATGCCAAAGTGGCACCTATTACTCAGATACTAGGTCAAAGCAACCAAGTGATATTGCGCCACAACCTTACAAACATAAGCATTTTATATGAAAGATAAGTCATCCACGAGTGccaagtgtggcaaaaaaccttCCTACGTTCCTCCACCTTAGATTCGCTTCTTATCATAAATTTAGTTTACACTCGGTAACTTTTGCCAGGGAAAAAGAAAACTAATTCAGTTGAAGCTAAACTCCTTGTGGGCGCCCACTGGTCAATCAAGTTCACCAATGCTTCGGGCTGGTGTAAGCTGTACACTCCACGCATCTTGTACAGTTTTTTAGATCTTATTAAGAAAATACTGGAGGTCACAAGTAATTTGACATATGATTAGCAGTCCATTCACAATATGAGCAACAACATTAAAAATGCATCATATGGCTTAACTTTTCTTACCTACAGTCCTATAAAAATAGTAATGAGTTTCTTGAGGAATTTGAGCTTCGTTACGTTCCTGTAAAGATGCTTGTATCAGTACAACAGTAAAATCAACTGAAATAAGACAGGGAATTTCAAAAGTCTTACAGTTTCTTGCCGAAGACTTCAATAGTTCTCCATTCCCCCTTATTGGAGACCTAGGATTTCTGCATTGCCCTCAGTCACCTTCTTGTTAAGAAGATCAACCTTAGTCTCAATTCGTGTCATCATAGGATCCTTGTCAATCTCATCATTGCTGGAAGATAGATTTATAACCTAAAAGAATTTTACACAAGCCAAGTCAACAAAAACAAGAGCTATAGAGATTTGTATTTAACAAAGTGAGTTCAGTTTAATTCTCAAGTACCTCTTGGGTAAGCAAGTCTGCTAGCTCCTTGTTCTGACCCAATTTGGAGTAAATGATTCTCAGCAGTAAAGAATGTTCCTCAACCGTGAACTCATTCTCAAGTCTCATCCTCAGCAGAAAAGAGTACCACCTTTAGAATGAGAAGTTCACGGTTGAGGAATACTCTTTCTTGCTAAGAATCATTTACTCTAAATTGGGTCAGAACAAGGAGCTAGCAGACTTGCTTACACAAGAGGTATTTGAGAATTAAATTGAACTCACTTTGTTAAATACAAATCTCTGTAGCTCTTGTTTTTGTTGACTTGGCTTGTGTAAAATTCTTTTAGGATATAAATCTATCTTCCAGCAATGATGAGATTGACAAGGATCCTATGATGACACAAATTGAGGCTAAGGTTGATCTTAACAAGAAGGTGATTGAGGGCAATGAGAAAGTGTGTGTAGGTCTCCAATAAGGAGGAATGGAGAACTATTGAAGTCTTCGGGAAGAAACTGTAAGACTTGTGAAATTCCCTGTCTTATTTCAGTTGATTTTACTGTTGTATTGATACAAGCATCTTTACAGGGATGTAACGAAGCTTGAATTCCTCAAGAAACTCATTATTATTTTACAGGACTGTAGATAAGAAAAGTTAAGCCATATGATGCATTTTTAATGTTGCTGCTCATATTGTGAATGGACTGCTAATCCTATGTCAAATTACTTGTGACCTCCAGTATTTTCTTAATGAGATCTGAAAAACTGTACAAGATGCGTGGAGTGTACAACTTACACCTGTTCGAAGCATTGGTGAACTTAATTGACCAGTGGGCGCCCACAAGGAATTTAGCTTCAACTGAATGAGTTTTCTTTTTCCGTGGCAAAAGTTACCGAGTGTAAATTGAATTTAGGATAAGAAGCGAATATAAGGTGGAGGTACCTAGGAAGGTTTTTGGTCGGACTTGCACCGATGAATAACTTGTCTTTCATATAAAATGCTTGATGTTTGTAAGGTTGTGGCGCAATGTCACTTGGTTGCTTTGACTTAGTATCTGAGTAATAGGTGCCATTCCGGCATGATTTGTCTAGAATAGATATTACTGTCCTCGCTGGGTTTCAACTGAATGATGATTCATAATATCTGCACTTCTTTACTTTGCGTGATCTCACATGTGTGCATTTTTGGACGGAAATCTGATTTTTTTTGCTGATGAACACACTGGAGGTTACTTTCTTTTTGAACATGGAAATTGGGATTTGGGGCCCTCATAGAACCAGGCAACCATCACGCTAGGTCTAGGACGCGAAAATACCGTATTCCTTGTTTTCATCTCTCCCCAGCTCTactttattatttatatactattatatatatatatatatatatatatgtttatatatgatgaaaaaatctatttatattattttatatgttttttattatgcatatatatatgagaAAAAAATTTATAAGAAGGTTTCGGCTCGCTGTTCATTTTCGTCAAAGCTCCCTTTGTGACCTTAACGGTGTTATCGCATCGCAATCTCTGGCGTGCCGCTCCACGTGACCCGTTGCCCGCCAGAACAGAAGCGCTTGCCACCACCATGTCGCCGCTGCTCTCCTATTCGCATCATCACCGTTCATCGCCCATTTGCGTCATCTATAGGGTTGTCGGCCACTTCGGGTCGGGAGGTATCCCTCGTACACCTGTAGTCCTGCTTGCTCCTTTCGCCTGGTCCAGGCGTCCAGCGTGGACGTACGTCGCCATCTGGTGGCGGAGGTGGACACAGATCCCTGATGGTGAGCCTCGTAAGTTGGAAGGGCGCGGTCGACTGACGACGAGGCCCAAAATGGTGAGCCTCCGAGGGGCATGGCCGGAGCCTCTGTCGCACCGGCACCGACGCTGGGTGGCCTCGCCTGCCATTCGCGTGGGGACTGGGACCATCTGGCCTGGCGGCGACGGTTGTAGGCAGCCGTGCTCGGCCGTGGCTGAGGTCGCACCGCCCGGCCGGCCTCGAGAGCGGAGCCAATCCGGTGGTGTTCCCACCCTCGCCCATCAGTGGCCACGAGCCGGCGTCCACGTCCTACGTTTCATCCTGAGTGAAATTTACACTTACATGCCTTTGATCAATAAAGAGAGCCGCATGTGTTCTAATTTGAGCTAACACAAACCCCCTATTGAAGCCTTAATCATACCTTGTCATTTGTGGTTTCTATACCTACGATGGTCATTTAGATACAACTATAGATAGCACAGTTCTACTGACATTTGGATGGGCACATAAATTGTTTATATGATTGAGCAAGGGTGAAACTGAACCCTCTCATTGCCTCAATATTGATAGCACTATTTTGCTAGACATTTAAAATATTTTCTTTCTATCTTTACATCTTTGAAACTGTAACAGAATTgttcaatttataagagcacaagtacaatagcaatcaccgaagcgatcaaaccatcatactta
This sequence is a window from Miscanthus floridulus cultivar M001 chromosome 10, ASM1932011v1, whole genome shotgun sequence. Protein-coding genes within it:
- the LOC136485159 gene encoding uncharacterized protein isoform X1; translated protein: MAASALAAARAVIHRLAHNAAAATSSPPSSSAWGALDVAVASFRGHLPRNLSLDAYYAALLPLPTAAPASITEIDPSAASSPSSTKATVTPPPAALKNLCFSTAPLSASWSFSSAVATPTPPPPPTSLSPRRILFVIDLLNGPVLTKDEELMFRKAFNEKFPHFKGCNEA
- the LOC136485159 gene encoding uncharacterized protein isoform X2; this encodes MAASALAAARAVIHRLAHNAAAATSSPPSSSAWGALDVAVASFRGHLPRNLSLDAYYAALLPLPTAAPASITEIDPSAASSPSSTKATVTPPPAALKNLCFSTAPLSASWSFSSAVATPTPPPPPTSLSPRRILFVIDLLNGPVLTKDEELMFRKAFNEKFPHFKLPL